The Primulina eburnea isolate SZY01 chromosome 8, ASM2296580v1, whole genome shotgun sequence genome contains a region encoding:
- the LOC140840159 gene encoding protein HUA2-LIKE 3-like isoform X2: MAPSRRKGVGKAGAAEAATTRREWKAGDLVLAKVKGFPAWPATVSEPEKWGYPADRKKVLVHFFGTQQIGFCNPADVEEFTEERKLSLLGKRHGKGADFVRAVNEIVISFEKLKKQEQFCSANETTEIIINNENKSEESLTKCVNDEDSVIRAEPRPLCTVATNDLNSLTEAAAAAAAEDALRDAEMQLEDARLSAEMPVSTTYSTRSKTEVTQSRNSVIQGRVSARRLRSSSKTDAKGPQNITLPSLNNSRRFRHSGTNASKDRSLRRSARITKSSDDSEGYDADSPASASNDSMEENESEVMTVDSDSPSLNNGSTVESHCKPMVMDHFSENNNEEETELNNRLGFHTSTAIIKKKRGPNRKRYNDDVGAANSNAFVSDAEVRNRSVSPSNNEKLAERSAREDGDEHLPLFKRARVRLERSAPAEKKEGIMAHKEEKILEVSERLATQTSGPLNLKVDDPGDGESVPIEVDSVGVPLSPASSKKAQSWEGGKNLWETRNFVDGEAALPPSKRLHRALEAMSANVAEDNLSASSFPWAMNAKNNGDYPSIAEGSELSMGSKSVIQLGSAPTENHSNNDFDSSEFCAASNIETPPIDSKTYTTVLDCVRSYSSGSLNPELCKDSTEHAEGADFKCLKVSPLELDSKHVKPGPQNIGEEVCLDCCAPDFIMSLTNHRKIECSELDATVKGYGPVIPQVSLEVLELKENAGSKLNCDTSVQVDSAVGEVDKSRGVKGLSSAKNNQVSQKSDFVKESSPLSKFSNRVPSGSPVKVLTSGHHQCLSNSISVSNEPLEDFAVTQSSSLTNGLHLSAKTSPHSSSMGNVSAADNNYLENHSSCSPDVQLNSEKAKLAGKSNSKGEETLSSFEAAIRSLTGTNESIGRATRVAIDCAKFGFAIKVVEILSQNLERESNSHKKVDLFFLVDSIAQCSRGMKGDGGIYPSVIQAVLPRLLLAAAPPGSSSLENHRQCLKVLRVWQERKILPEQIIYHHIRELDALCVSYPKAGSRRPLRNERAFDDPIREMEGMLVDEYGSNSSFQLPGFRMPRMLRDDDVGSDSDGESFEAVTPEHKVENLDGERALIPAVEKRSLILEDVDGELEMEDVAPYCEEEISFTSNLTKDHTQLSHHLSDNRYGPPFTSQQPKTAPLTCTPLPRSPSHPPQPPYPLPPSSFPRAMLDPIANGPNSNIYPSSQNFDNNLPGSMAKQTGLPRMKSTNLDSVHHRVRDNKDFEAQVPRQIPDNINTCSFNDRPTSHLSAQGSNRIQPGEGGFNKGLHVRPPQPAPSNQFSYPQQRQIQSRRDLPPPSHPNRFHMRNEENSHFYRDRDRNKFVPRDNIGECWRPPLPPISGQCYRNGARMSHGHMPYSGPPREPSTNSRWNFPPRPPNHRQFNPYREPEGPIPVGNRGPNYWRPR, translated from the exons ATGGCGCCGAGCCGAAGAAAAGGGGTCGGCAAAGCGGGGGCGGCGGAGGCCGCGACCACGCGGCGGGAGTGGAAGGCCGGCGATCTTGTTCTTGCCAAAGTGAAGGGGTTTCCTGCATGGCCTGCAACG GTGAGTGAGCCAGAGAAGTGGGGTTACCCGGCTGATCGTAAGAAAGTACTAGTCCATTTTTTTGGGACCCAACAAAT TGGCTTCTGCAATCCTGCTGATGTCGAAGAATTCACAGAAGAAAGAAAATTGTCTCTTTTAGGGAAACGCCATGGAAAGGGTGCTGATTTTGTTCGTGCAGTAAATGAGATAGTTATCTCTTTTGAGAAGCTGAAGAAACAGGAACAATTTTGTAGTGCTAATGAAACCACAGAAATCATTATAAACAATGAAAATAAGTCTGAGGAATCATTGACTAAGTGTGTGAATGATGAGGATTCTGTGATTAGAGCTGAACCACGGCCGCTTTGTACTGTGGCCACTAATGATCTGAACTCGCTGACTGAAGCTGCTGCCGCTGCCGCTGCTGAAGATGCCTTGCGTGATGCAGAAATGCAATTGGAGGATGCACGATTATCTGCTGAAATGCCTGTTTCTACTACTTATTCAACAAGAAGTAAAACTGAAGTAACCCAATCACGAAATAGTGTCATACAGGGAAGGGTATCTGCTCGAAGGTTGAGAAGTTCTTCAAAGACAGATGCCAAAGGACCTCAGAACATAACATTACCTTCTCTGAATAACAGCAGGAGGTTTAGGCATTCTGGTACTAATGCATCGAAAGATAGATCTTTGAGAAGAAGTGCAAGGATTACGAAGTCCTCTGATGATTCTGAAGGATATGACGCAGACTCACCTGCTTCAGCGTCAAATGATAGTATGGAAGAGAATGAATCTGAAGTTATGACTGTAGACTCTGACTCACCTAGTTTAAATAATGGCAGCACTGTAGAATCCCATTGTAAACCAATGGTAATGGATCATTTTAGCGAAAATAATAATGAAGAAGAAACTGAATTAAACAACAGGCTTGGCTTTCATACTAGCACTGCCATCATAAAGAAGAAAAGGGGTCCTAATCGAAAACGATACAATGATGATGTCGGGGCAGCTAATTCAAATGCATTTGTTTCTGATGCTGAAGTCAGAAACAGAAGTGTTTCACCTAGTAATAATGAGAAATTAGCTGAAAGATCTGCTAGAGAAGATGGTGATGAACACTTACCATTATTCAAAAGAGCAAGAGTCCGTTTGGAGAGATCTGCCCCTGCCGAGAAGAAAGAAGGAATAATGGCACATAAAGAGGAGAAAATACTGGAAGTTTCGGAAAGACTTGCAACACAGACCTCTGGGCCATTGAATTTAAAGGTGGATGATCCTGGTGATGGTGAATCTGTTCCGATTGAAGTAGATTCTGTTGGTGTGCCTTTATCGCCTGCAAGTTCTAAAAAGGCTCAATCATGGGAAGGGGGTAAGAATTTATGGGAAACTAGGAATTTTGTGGACGGTGAAGCTGCTTTACCTCCGTCTAAAAGACTACACCGTGCATTGGAGGCCATGTCTGCTAATGTGGCAGAAGATAATCTAAGTGCTTCCAGTTTTCCATGGGCAATGAATGCCAAAAACAATGGAGACTATCCGTCCATTGCAGAAGGCTCAGAGTTGTCAATGGGAAGCAAATCTGTGATTCAATTGGGATCAGCAccaactgaaaatcatagcaaCAATGACTTTGATTCTTCCGAGTTTTGCGCTGCGTCAAACATAGAAACGCCTCCAATTGATTCTAAAACATATACAACTGTACTGGACTGTGTTAGAAGCTATAGCAGTGGTAGCTTGAATCCTGAATTATGCAAAGATTCAACTGAACACGCCGAAGGTGCTGATTTCAAATGTCTCAAAGTGTCACCTCTAGAGTTAGACTCTAAGCATGTAAAACCAGGCCCACAAAACATTGGTGAAGAAGTTTGTTTGGACTGCTGTGCACCTGATTTTATTATGTCTCTTACCAATCACCGCAAGATTGAATGTTCGGAGTTGGATGCAACAGTTAAGGGATATGGTCCTGTTATTCCCCAGGTGAGTTTAGAAGTCCTCGAGCTGAAAGAAAATGCTGGTAGTAAGCTGAATTGTGATACCAGTGTGCAGGTAGACAGTGCTGTGGGTGAAGTTGATAAATCTCGCGGTGTGAAGGGCTTATCATCAGCCAAGAACAACCAAGTTAGCCAAAA GTCGGATTTTGTGAAAGAAAGTAGCCCATTATCTAAGTTTTCAAATCGTGTGCCCTCTGGTAGTCCAGTGAAGGTTTTAACCAGTGGTCATCATCAATGTCTATCTAACTCTATTTCTGTTTCCAATGAGCCTCTGGAGGATTTTGCTGTCACCCAGTCTTCATCTCTGACTAATGGGCTGCACTTGTCCGCTAAGACATCTCCTCACAGTTCTTCCATGGGCAATGTTTCCGCAGCAGATAATAATTACCTTGAAAATCATAGCTCTTGTAGTCCTGACGTTCAGCTAAATTCTGAAAAGGCTAAACTTGCTGGAAAGTCAAACAGCAAAGGTGAAGAAACTTTGTCATCCTTTGAAGCCGCTATCAGATCACTAACGGGAACAAATGAGAGCATTGGCCGAGCCACACGGGTCGCTATTGACTGTGCAAAATTCGGTTTTGCAATTAAG GTGGTGGAAATACTCTCACAAAATTTGGAAAGAGAGTCAAATTCACACAAAAAAGTGGACCTGTTTTTCCTGGTTGATTCTATCGCTCAATGTTCTAGGGGCATGAAAG GTGATGGTGGCATATATCCCTCTGTGATACAGGCAGTGTTGCCACGTTTATTGTTGGCAGCTGCTCCTCCTGGTAGCAGTTCTCTCGAGAATCATAGACAGTGTTTGAAA GTTTTGAGAGTATGGCAGGAGAGGAAGATTCTTCCAGAACAAATCATTTATCACCACATTCGGGAGCTTGACGCCCTTTGTGTTTCATACCCTAAAGCTGGCTCTCGCCGACCATTAAGAAATGAAAGGGCTTTTGATGACCCTATTAGAGAAATGGAGGGTATGTTGGTTGATGAATATGGAAG CAATTCAAGTTTTCAGCTTCCTGGCTTCCGTATGCCTCGTATGCTGAGAGATGATGATGTAGGAAGTGACTCTGATGGAGAGAGTTTTGAAGCTGTTACCCCAGAACATAAGGTGGAAAATCTCGATGGAGAAAGGGCTCTGATTCCTGCTGTTGAAAAGCGTAGTCTTATTTTGGAAGATGTGGACGGTGAACTTGAAATGGAGGATGTGGCCCCCTATTGTGAGGAAGAAATTAGTTTCACGAGTAATCTTACTAAAGATCACACTCAACTGTCCCATCACCTCTCTGATAACCGTTATGGGCCACCTTTTACCTCTCAACAACCTAAGACTGCGCCTTTGACATGTACTCCTTTGCCAAGGTCTCCCTCGCATCCGCCGCAGCCACCATATCCACTTCCACCATCTAGTTTTCCTCGTGCAATGCTTGATCCTATTGCAAATGGTCCTAATTCAAATATTTATCCAAGCTCTCAG AATTTTGACAACAATCTACCGGGGTCTATGGCAAAGCAGACTGGTTTGCCAAGAATGAAGTCAACCAACTTGGATTCGGTGCATCATCGTGTTCGTGACAATAAAGATTTTGAAGCCCAGGTTCCAAGGCAGATTCCCGACAATATCAATACCTGCTCTTTCAATGATAGACCTACATCCCATTTATCTGCCCAAGGTTCTAATAGAATCCAGCCGGGAGAGGGTGGTTTCAACAAGGGTCTTCACGTTCGCCCACCTCAGCCTGCTCCGTCAAATCAATTTTCGTACCCCCAACAGCGACAGATCCAATCGCGGAGGGATTTACCACCTCCTTCCCATCCCAACAGATTCCATATGCGTAATGAAGAAAATAGTCATTTTTACCGGGACCGTGACAGAAATAAATTTGTCCCTCGTGATAATATTGGAGAGTGCTGGAGGCCTCCCTTACCTCCCATCTCTG GTCAATGCTATCGCAATGGTGCCAGGATGTCTCATGGGCACATGCCCTACAGTGGTCCACCCCGTGAACCGTCAACCAACAGTAGGTGGAATTTCCCTCCTCGGCCCCCAAATCACAGGCAATTCAATCCTTACAGAGAACCTGAAGGTCCTATTCCGGTGGGAAATAGAG GTCCAAATTACTGGAGACCAAGATGA
- the LOC140840159 gene encoding protein HUA2-LIKE 3-like isoform X4 yields MQLEDARLSAEMPVSTTYSTRSKTEVTQSRNSVIQGRVSARRLRSSSKTDAKGPQNITLPSLNNSRRFRHSGTNASKDRSLRRSARITKSSDDSEGYDADSPASASNDSMEENESEVMTVDSDSPSLNNGSTVESHCKPMVMDHFSENNNEEETELNNRLGFHTSTAIIKKKRGPNRKRYNDDVGAANSNAFVSDAEVRNRSVSPSNNEKLAERSAREDGDEHLPLFKRARVRLERSAPAEKKEGIMAHKEEKILEVSERLATQTSGPLNLKVDDPGDGESVPIEVDSVGVPLSPASSKKAQSWEGGKNLWETRNFVDGEAALPPSKRLHRALEAMSANVAEDNLSASSFPWAMNAKNNGDYPSIAEGSELSMGSKSVIQLGSAPTENHSNNDFDSSEFCAASNIETPPIDSKTYTTVLDCVRSYSSGSLNPELCKDSTEHAEGADFKCLKVSPLELDSKHVKPGPQNIGEEVCLDCCAPDFIMSLTNHRKIECSELDATVKGYGPVIPQVSLEVLELKENAGSKLNCDTSVQVDSAVGEVDKSRGVKGLSSAKNNQVSQKSDFVKESSPLSKFSNRVPSGSPVKVLTSGHHQCLSNSISVSNEPLEDFAVTQSSSLTNGLHLSAKTSPHSSSMGNVSAADNNYLENHSSCSPDVQLNSEKAKLAGKSNSKGEETLSSFEAAIRSLTGTNESIGRATRVAIDCAKFGFAIKVVEILSQNLERESNSHKKVDLFFLVDSIAQCSRGMKGPLSCSGDGGIYPSVIQAVLPRLLLAAAPPGSSSLENHRQCLKVLRVWQERKILPEQIIYHHIRELDALCVSYPKAGSRRPLRNERAFDDPIREMEGMLVDEYGSNSSFQLPGFRMPRMLRDDDVGSDSDGESFEAVTPEHKVENLDGERALIPAVEKRSLILEDVDGELEMEDVAPYCEEEISFTSNLTKDHTQLSHHLSDNRYGPPFTSQQPKTAPLTCTPLPRSPSHPPQPPYPLPPSSFPRAMLDPIANGPNSNIYPSSQNFDNNLPGSMAKQTGLPRMKSTNLDSVHHRVRDNKDFEAQVPRQIPDNINTCSFNDRPTSHLSAQGSNRIQPGEGGFNKGLHVRPPQPAPSNQFSYPQQRQIQSRRDLPPPSHPNRFHMRNEENSHFYRDRDRNKFVPRDNIGECWRPPLPPISGQCYRNGARMSHGHMPYSGPPREPSTNSRWNFPPRPPNHRQFNPYREPEGPIPVGNRGPNYWRPR; encoded by the exons ATGCAATTGGAGGATGCACGATTATCTGCTGAAATGCCTGTTTCTACTACTTATTCAACAAGAAGTAAAACTGAAGTAACCCAATCACGAAATAGTGTCATACAGGGAAGGGTATCTGCTCGAAGGTTGAGAAGTTCTTCAAAGACAGATGCCAAAGGACCTCAGAACATAACATTACCTTCTCTGAATAACAGCAGGAGGTTTAGGCATTCTGGTACTAATGCATCGAAAGATAGATCTTTGAGAAGAAGTGCAAGGATTACGAAGTCCTCTGATGATTCTGAAGGATATGACGCAGACTCACCTGCTTCAGCGTCAAATGATAGTATGGAAGAGAATGAATCTGAAGTTATGACTGTAGACTCTGACTCACCTAGTTTAAATAATGGCAGCACTGTAGAATCCCATTGTAAACCAATGGTAATGGATCATTTTAGCGAAAATAATAATGAAGAAGAAACTGAATTAAACAACAGGCTTGGCTTTCATACTAGCACTGCCATCATAAAGAAGAAAAGGGGTCCTAATCGAAAACGATACAATGATGATGTCGGGGCAGCTAATTCAAATGCATTTGTTTCTGATGCTGAAGTCAGAAACAGAAGTGTTTCACCTAGTAATAATGAGAAATTAGCTGAAAGATCTGCTAGAGAAGATGGTGATGAACACTTACCATTATTCAAAAGAGCAAGAGTCCGTTTGGAGAGATCTGCCCCTGCCGAGAAGAAAGAAGGAATAATGGCACATAAAGAGGAGAAAATACTGGAAGTTTCGGAAAGACTTGCAACACAGACCTCTGGGCCATTGAATTTAAAGGTGGATGATCCTGGTGATGGTGAATCTGTTCCGATTGAAGTAGATTCTGTTGGTGTGCCTTTATCGCCTGCAAGTTCTAAAAAGGCTCAATCATGGGAAGGGGGTAAGAATTTATGGGAAACTAGGAATTTTGTGGACGGTGAAGCTGCTTTACCTCCGTCTAAAAGACTACACCGTGCATTGGAGGCCATGTCTGCTAATGTGGCAGAAGATAATCTAAGTGCTTCCAGTTTTCCATGGGCAATGAATGCCAAAAACAATGGAGACTATCCGTCCATTGCAGAAGGCTCAGAGTTGTCAATGGGAAGCAAATCTGTGATTCAATTGGGATCAGCAccaactgaaaatcatagcaaCAATGACTTTGATTCTTCCGAGTTTTGCGCTGCGTCAAACATAGAAACGCCTCCAATTGATTCTAAAACATATACAACTGTACTGGACTGTGTTAGAAGCTATAGCAGTGGTAGCTTGAATCCTGAATTATGCAAAGATTCAACTGAACACGCCGAAGGTGCTGATTTCAAATGTCTCAAAGTGTCACCTCTAGAGTTAGACTCTAAGCATGTAAAACCAGGCCCACAAAACATTGGTGAAGAAGTTTGTTTGGACTGCTGTGCACCTGATTTTATTATGTCTCTTACCAATCACCGCAAGATTGAATGTTCGGAGTTGGATGCAACAGTTAAGGGATATGGTCCTGTTATTCCCCAGGTGAGTTTAGAAGTCCTCGAGCTGAAAGAAAATGCTGGTAGTAAGCTGAATTGTGATACCAGTGTGCAGGTAGACAGTGCTGTGGGTGAAGTTGATAAATCTCGCGGTGTGAAGGGCTTATCATCAGCCAAGAACAACCAAGTTAGCCAAAA GTCGGATTTTGTGAAAGAAAGTAGCCCATTATCTAAGTTTTCAAATCGTGTGCCCTCTGGTAGTCCAGTGAAGGTTTTAACCAGTGGTCATCATCAATGTCTATCTAACTCTATTTCTGTTTCCAATGAGCCTCTGGAGGATTTTGCTGTCACCCAGTCTTCATCTCTGACTAATGGGCTGCACTTGTCCGCTAAGACATCTCCTCACAGTTCTTCCATGGGCAATGTTTCCGCAGCAGATAATAATTACCTTGAAAATCATAGCTCTTGTAGTCCTGACGTTCAGCTAAATTCTGAAAAGGCTAAACTTGCTGGAAAGTCAAACAGCAAAGGTGAAGAAACTTTGTCATCCTTTGAAGCCGCTATCAGATCACTAACGGGAACAAATGAGAGCATTGGCCGAGCCACACGGGTCGCTATTGACTGTGCAAAATTCGGTTTTGCAATTAAG GTGGTGGAAATACTCTCACAAAATTTGGAAAGAGAGTCAAATTCACACAAAAAAGTGGACCTGTTTTTCCTGGTTGATTCTATCGCTCAATGTTCTAGGGGCATGAAAG GTCCTCTATCTTGTTCAGGTGATGGTGGCATATATCCCTCTGTGATACAGGCAGTGTTGCCACGTTTATTGTTGGCAGCTGCTCCTCCTGGTAGCAGTTCTCTCGAGAATCATAGACAGTGTTTGAAA GTTTTGAGAGTATGGCAGGAGAGGAAGATTCTTCCAGAACAAATCATTTATCACCACATTCGGGAGCTTGACGCCCTTTGTGTTTCATACCCTAAAGCTGGCTCTCGCCGACCATTAAGAAATGAAAGGGCTTTTGATGACCCTATTAGAGAAATGGAGGGTATGTTGGTTGATGAATATGGAAG CAATTCAAGTTTTCAGCTTCCTGGCTTCCGTATGCCTCGTATGCTGAGAGATGATGATGTAGGAAGTGACTCTGATGGAGAGAGTTTTGAAGCTGTTACCCCAGAACATAAGGTGGAAAATCTCGATGGAGAAAGGGCTCTGATTCCTGCTGTTGAAAAGCGTAGTCTTATTTTGGAAGATGTGGACGGTGAACTTGAAATGGAGGATGTGGCCCCCTATTGTGAGGAAGAAATTAGTTTCACGAGTAATCTTACTAAAGATCACACTCAACTGTCCCATCACCTCTCTGATAACCGTTATGGGCCACCTTTTACCTCTCAACAACCTAAGACTGCGCCTTTGACATGTACTCCTTTGCCAAGGTCTCCCTCGCATCCGCCGCAGCCACCATATCCACTTCCACCATCTAGTTTTCCTCGTGCAATGCTTGATCCTATTGCAAATGGTCCTAATTCAAATATTTATCCAAGCTCTCAG AATTTTGACAACAATCTACCGGGGTCTATGGCAAAGCAGACTGGTTTGCCAAGAATGAAGTCAACCAACTTGGATTCGGTGCATCATCGTGTTCGTGACAATAAAGATTTTGAAGCCCAGGTTCCAAGGCAGATTCCCGACAATATCAATACCTGCTCTTTCAATGATAGACCTACATCCCATTTATCTGCCCAAGGTTCTAATAGAATCCAGCCGGGAGAGGGTGGTTTCAACAAGGGTCTTCACGTTCGCCCACCTCAGCCTGCTCCGTCAAATCAATTTTCGTACCCCCAACAGCGACAGATCCAATCGCGGAGGGATTTACCACCTCCTTCCCATCCCAACAGATTCCATATGCGTAATGAAGAAAATAGTCATTTTTACCGGGACCGTGACAGAAATAAATTTGTCCCTCGTGATAATATTGGAGAGTGCTGGAGGCCTCCCTTACCTCCCATCTCTG GTCAATGCTATCGCAATGGTGCCAGGATGTCTCATGGGCACATGCCCTACAGTGGTCCACCCCGTGAACCGTCAACCAACAGTAGGTGGAATTTCCCTCCTCGGCCCCCAAATCACAGGCAATTCAATCCTTACAGAGAACCTGAAGGTCCTATTCCGGTGGGAAATAGAG GTCCAAATTACTGGAGACCAAGATGA